ATTGCTGATTTAGATATTGGCATTAATAATATTGTCAATGCTCGTGCTGAGCTTGGAGCACGGATGAATCGCTTAGAGCTGGTCGAAAATCGTTTAAGCGAACAGGAAGTTATTGCAACGCGGACCATGTCACAAAATGAAGACATTGATTATGCAAAAGCAATTACAGAATTAATTACCCAAGAAAGCCTGCACCGTGCGGCGTTATCAGCAGGATCACGAATTATTCAGCCATCTTTAGTAGATTTCTTAAGATGATCGCTAAATCGCAAACATCCTAAATAATATCGTAGGAAGATTGGTAAAATCTCATTATTGCTTTAGCGTTTTGTGGATGCCAAAAATAAACCCTGAGCCCCTATAAGGGTTCAGGGTTTATTATATGTTTAAGTTATTTTCACTTAATATTTTTCACATTAAGAAGGAGTGAGTCATAGATGCAAATTCCGCAAATTAGGGTGCACTCACAACCAGCACAAATTGAAATTCAAAAAACAGATGCAAAACTAGGGATTTCTCAACCGCAAGCAGAACTAAGCATCAAGCAACCACAAGCAGAATTAACAATGCATACCATCCCGGGCAAACTTCGTATTGATCAATCTGAGGCATGGGCAGACTTAAATTTAATGCATATTACAAAGCGAAACAAAGTTTTTGCAAGTGAAGGGAAAAATGCACTGATGCAAGGGATAGCAAGACGAGCAAAACAGGGTGATGAATTAATGCAAATTGAAAATAACGGTAATCCATTAATGAGTCAAGCAGTTCAAAATAGCTTTGAACCAATGAAGTCACTTGGAATTAAATTTATACCTTCACAATTCTCGGTGGTAACGAGCTATCAGCCATCCGAACTTCATATTGATGTTCAATCAAAGAAACCGGTCATCAAGGCAACTCCGCGAAGCCCTGAATTTACCTATGAACCTGGTAATGTCACAACAAGTCTGAAACAAAGGCAGCAATTAGAAATCAGTTTTATTAATTTATATATATAGGAAAGGACGTTTCGAATGAACATACAAACAAAATATTTAGGAGAAGTTCCAATAGATGAACGTAAAATCATCCATTTTCCAGCTGGTATTCCAGGGTTTCCAACCGAAAGGGATTTTGTATTAATGGACTTGCCTGAAACACCAATTTTTCAGGTTTTACAATCTGTTCAAACATCAACAGTAGCATTTATTGTTTCAAATCCGCATCAGATATATCCAGATTATTCCATCGAACTAGATAATAATCTTATTGAGAGCTTGCAAATAAAAAATGAAGAAGAAGTCGCTGTATTATCTATCGTAACGCTGAAGCAGCCTTTTCAAAAAAGCACGTTAAACTTAAAGGCGCCGATTGTTATCAACACAAATCATAAATATGGAAAACAATATATTTTAAGTATGGAGACTTATTCATCACAAGCACCCATTACACCTCAGCCAGTTGAGAGAAAGGGGTAAATAAATGTTAGTTTTAACGAGGAAACGCAATGAAGCAATCCAAATAGGCGAAGATATCGAAATTAAAATACTAGCAATTGAAGGAGATCAAATTAAGCTCGGTATTACTGCACCCCAATCTATTGATATCTATCGGAAAGAAATTTATGTTGATATAAAACAGCAAAATAACGAAGCTGCAAACGTACCACTGAATTTATTGGAAATGTTAAAAGGTACGAAAGAATAATTGGGATATTTTCTTGAAAAGCTTTAGAAAACAAGCAGTATATCCGATATAAAAGAAAAAGGTTTAGGAGTGCATTGACATGGCGGTCGATAAAGTAATGTCAGCACCTCAATCTCTGCTAAATAAAGAATTCAACATGAATATAACAACAATTACTGGGAGTAAGGGAACAGGGGCAGACACAAATTATGAGAATGTGGAAAAGATAGATAAAAATGAAGTCGACAAGGTTGTTCAAAAGCTAAATGAATTTATGGAACCAATTAGAAGAAACCTTAAATTCGAACTGCATGACAAACTGAATAAATACTATGTTACAGTAGTTGACTCGAATATAAATGAAGTGATAAAAGAAATCCCACCGAAAAAAATGCTTGATATGTATGCAGAAATGGCAGACTTCATGGGAATTTTGATAGATAGGAAGATTTAAGGGAGAGGATCAACTTGAGTATGCGAATTGGCGGCTTAGCCAGTGGAATTGATACAGACTCGATTATTAAAGATCTGATGAAAGCTGAACGAATGCCTCTGGATAAAATGGAACAGGATAAAACAAAACTTGAATGGCAGCGTGATGCATTTCGTGATTTGAATAAGAAGCTATTGGAATTAGATAACATGATGCTTGATATGAAACTGAGCAAAACCTATAACTCAAAGACTATAGTTTCTACGATGGAAGGTGCTGTAACAGCCACAGCTACTTCAGGTGCATCAAACGGGACATATAAAATTAATGTCGAGAAGTTAGCTTCTGCCGCGATTAATATCAGTCAAAATGAGTTGGCAATAGATGAAGCAGGGACCCCATTTGATTTAAATACGTCATTAAAGGCTCAAAATATTGAAGGTACAATAGAATTTGCTACTTATAATCATAATGGGGAGTTGAACCAACATTCCTATGAAATAGGTGAAAATGATACATTAAAAGACGTAATAAAGAAAATTAATGATGATCCAGAAAATAATGTGCGGATGACTTATGATGAAAAAGCGAATAAAGTAATTTTTGAAACGACTAGAACAGGAAACTATAATGATACCGATTTTGCTGGTGGCAGCGAGATTATTTTTGGCAAGGTAGAAATCGACGAAGAAACGCAGGAACCTACTGGTATTAATCAAAATTCTGATTCTTTCTTCACAAGCTTTCTTGGAATGGCTCAAAGCGGAGAAACGGGAGGAGGAAATGCCAAATTCACCTATAATGATGCTTATACAGTTGAATCGAAAGATAACAACTACACACTAAATGGCATCACTTTTCAGTTTAATGATACTACAAATGGCACAAATGCTAATTTAACCGTCAATAATGATGCCGATGCAGCTTTCGATAACATTATGGCATTTGTAGATAAGTACAATGAGGTTGTAGAGTTATTTAATGGTTCGCAACAGGAAACACGTTATCGGGATTTCCCTCCACTTACAGATGAGCAGCGGGCAGAAATGTCTGATAAGGAAATTGAGCTTTGGGAGGAAAAAGCGAAAAGCGGTCTTCTGAAAGGCGAGGGCGTTATTTCTAGTGGTCTGTTTTCGATGAGGCAAAGCTGGTATTCTTCTGTAAAAACAGATGGTCAATTTACAACATTAACCCAAATTGGTATCACTACATCCAAAGATTATTTAGATGGTGGAAAACTTATTGTAAATGAAGAGGATTTAAGAGCGGCTCTCCAGGAAGATCCTGCTGGTGTCCAGAAATTGTTTTCTAATAGTGAAGAAGGCGCAAATCGTGGTCTTGTTAATCGTTTGGAAGATGCTGTTGACAGCACGATGAACCGTATTAACCAAAGCGCAGGTAAAGGAACGGATACATTAGAAAATTACACAATAGGCAAACGAATGAAGGATTTAGATGACCGAATCGACGCATTTGAAGACAAGCTGAAAAATATTGAAGACCGGTATTGGAGACAATTTAGTGCGATGGAACAGGCAATTTCCAGAATGAATAATCAATCTGCCATGTTAATGAATGCTTTTG
This region of Oceanobacillus sp. FSL K6-2867 genomic DNA includes:
- a CDS encoding DUF6470 family protein is translated as MQIPQIRVHSQPAQIEIQKTDAKLGISQPQAELSIKQPQAELTMHTIPGKLRIDQSEAWADLNLMHITKRNKVFASEGKNALMQGIARRAKQGDELMQIENNGNPLMSQAVQNSFEPMKSLGIKFIPSQFSVVTSYQPSELHIDVQSKKPVIKATPRSPEFTYEPGNVTTSLKQRQQLEISFINLYI
- the fliW gene encoding flagellar assembly protein FliW, which gives rise to MNIQTKYLGEVPIDERKIIHFPAGIPGFPTERDFVLMDLPETPIFQVLQSVQTSTVAFIVSNPHQIYPDYSIELDNNLIESLQIKNEEEVAVLSIVTLKQPFQKSTLNLKAPIVINTNHKYGKQYILSMETYSSQAPITPQPVERKG
- the csrA gene encoding carbon storage regulator CsrA, with translation MLVLTRKRNEAIQIGEDIEIKILAIEGDQIKLGITAPQSIDIYRKEIYVDIKQQNNEAANVPLNLLEMLKGTKE
- the flaG gene encoding flagellar protein FlaG, encoding MAVDKVMSAPQSLLNKEFNMNITTITGSKGTGADTNYENVEKIDKNEVDKVVQKLNEFMEPIRRNLKFELHDKLNKYYVTVVDSNINEVIKEIPPKKMLDMYAEMADFMGILIDRKI
- a CDS encoding flagellar hook-associated protein 2; its protein translation is MRIGGLASGIDTDSIIKDLMKAERMPLDKMEQDKTKLEWQRDAFRDLNKKLLELDNMMLDMKLSKTYNSKTIVSTMEGAVTATATSGASNGTYKINVEKLASAAINISQNELAIDEAGTPFDLNTSLKAQNIEGTIEFATYNHNGELNQHSYEIGENDTLKDVIKKINDDPENNVRMTYDEKANKVIFETTRTGNYNDTDFAGGSEIIFGKVEIDEETQEPTGINQNSDSFFTSFLGMAQSGETGGGNAKFTYNDAYTVESKDNNYTLNGITFQFNDTTNGTNANLTVNNDADAAFDNIMAFVDKYNEVVELFNGSQQETRYRDFPPLTDEQRAEMSDKEIELWEEKAKSGLLKGEGVISSGLFSMRQSWYSSVKTDGQFTTLTQIGITTSKDYLDGGKLIVNEEDLRAALQEDPAGVQKLFSNSEEGANRGLVNRLEDAVDSTMNRINQSAGKGTDTLENYTIGKRMKDLDDRIDAFEDKLKNIEDRYWRQFSAMEQAISRMNNQSAMLMNAFGGGMM